From a single Nitrogeniibacter mangrovi genomic region:
- a CDS encoding TonB-dependent receptor codes for MTRQTRKPCIPASFRVPATASAGAMARTGLALGVSTFALMPMAMAQSAEAPATLAPVQVVGEAIDPNPDAEPGAPYKARTSGDERHVKPIAETPQTITVLTGQQMQDTGRSDLRDILRAQPGITLGTGENGNAFGDRYIIRGQEARSDVFVDGLRDPGMTVRESFAVEQLEITKGPSSTFAGRGATGGAINAITKQATTDVGFNKLSAGIGTDDYRRLTADSNVVINDMSAVRINLLHAYQEVPDRGPADRERNGVALSYNLRPTDTLDLTADYYHLDSDDRPDLGSWLDDQRKPTKHIPVYAQEQDFLESEIDTYTLRARYYIDGDTRVTNLTRYGTTTNGYVATGARATTTDPTDPNGVYDTVSLSTHQGWQEVEYFANQTNLYLDRELGEQFHQFIFSLEYTDHSVLNGQYDVTNATNCITAGRSGPRASTCIVDPSGNTIDGINSVLNRQISKGDPDIDWNVKTISLAAMDTVDLTDEWTLFAGLRYDRFDYRNVVTDRNGVTTEWKLDDGLWNGHLGLTWQFRPDANVYLTYSTASDFNGGESDVSSCDYGGICVPSTGPSGTLSTAERQALFAQSKPELSENIELGTKWNVNRGKLLLTAAFFQVTKSDVMEIVGGASYTDIGAINTGKYRVRGVEFGLAGNLTERLSAQAGLAIMNAKWLKSQDDTRVGAGLTNFPETSASVLLSYAVTPVFTVGGNVTYQGRKYSGTPESPEQLSVKVPDYTVLDLFAAYRFNRNLSARLNIGNVTDETYYLSAYRSGAFMYLGDARSARLTFNYDF; via the coding sequence ATGACACGACAAACCCGCAAACCCTGCATTCCGGCCAGCTTCCGCGTGCCGGCCACGGCATCGGCTGGCGCCATGGCCCGTACCGGCCTGGCCCTCGGTGTCTCCACCTTCGCCCTCATGCCCATGGCCATGGCCCAGTCCGCCGAGGCGCCCGCCACGCTGGCCCCGGTCCAGGTGGTGGGCGAGGCCATCGACCCCAATCCGGATGCCGAACCCGGCGCGCCCTACAAGGCCCGCACCTCGGGTGACGAGCGCCATGTGAAGCCGATCGCCGAGACACCCCAGACCATCACCGTGCTGACCGGCCAGCAGATGCAGGACACCGGCCGCTCGGACCTGCGCGACATCCTGCGTGCCCAGCCGGGCATCACCCTGGGTACCGGCGAGAACGGCAACGCCTTCGGCGACCGCTACATCATCCGTGGCCAGGAGGCCCGCTCCGACGTGTTCGTGGACGGCCTGCGCGACCCGGGCATGACGGTGCGCGAGAGCTTCGCGGTCGAGCAGCTGGAGATCACCAAGGGGCCGAGCTCGACCTTTGCCGGGCGCGGTGCCACGGGCGGGGCGATCAACGCCATCACCAAGCAGGCCACCACCGACGTCGGCTTCAATAAGCTGTCGGCCGGCATCGGCACCGACGACTATCGGCGCCTGACCGCCGACAGCAACGTCGTCATCAACGACATGTCGGCCGTGCGCATCAACCTGCTGCATGCCTACCAGGAGGTGCCGGATCGCGGACCGGCCGACCGCGAGCGCAACGGCGTGGCCCTCTCCTACAACCTGCGCCCGACCGACACGCTCGACCTGACGGCCGACTACTACCACCTCGACAGCGACGACCGGCCCGACCTGGGCAGCTGGCTCGACGACCAGCGCAAGCCGACGAAGCACATCCCCGTCTATGCGCAGGAGCAGGATTTTCTCGAATCGGAAATCGACACCTACACCCTGCGCGCGCGCTACTACATCGACGGCGACACGCGCGTGACCAACCTGACCCGCTACGGCACCACCACCAACGGCTATGTGGCCACCGGCGCGCGCGCCACCACCACCGACCCGACCGACCCCAACGGTGTGTACGACACGGTGTCGCTCAGTACCCACCAGGGTTGGCAGGAGGTGGAATACTTCGCCAACCAGACCAACCTCTACCTCGATCGTGAGCTGGGCGAGCAATTCCACCAGTTCATCTTCAGTCTGGAATACACCGACCACAGCGTGCTCAACGGTCAGTACGACGTCACCAACGCCACCAACTGCATCACCGCCGGGCGCAGCGGGCCGCGCGCCAGCACCTGCATCGTCGACCCCTCCGGCAACACCATCGACGGCATCAACTCGGTGCTGAACCGGCAGATCAGCAAAGGTGATCCGGACATCGACTGGAACGTGAAGACGATTTCGCTCGCGGCCATGGACACCGTCGATCTCACCGATGAATGGACCCTGTTTGCCGGCCTGCGCTATGACCGCTTCGACTATCGCAACGTGGTGACCGACCGCAACGGCGTGACCACCGAATGGAAACTCGACGACGGCCTGTGGAACGGCCATCTCGGCCTCACCTGGCAGTTCCGCCCGGACGCCAACGTGTATCTGACCTACAGCACGGCCAGCGATTTCAACGGCGGCGAGTCGGATGTGTCCTCGTGCGACTACGGCGGCATCTGCGTGCCCAGCACCGGCCCCTCCGGCACCCTGAGCACCGCCGAGCGCCAGGCCCTGTTCGCCCAGAGCAAGCCGGAGCTGTCGGAGAACATCGAGCTGGGCACCAAGTGGAACGTCAATCGCGGCAAGCTGCTGCTCACCGCCGCCTTCTTCCAGGTGACCAAAAGCGACGTGATGGAGATCGTCGGCGGCGCCAGCTACACCGACATCGGCGCCATCAACACCGGCAAGTACCGGGTGCGCGGCGTCGAATTCGGCCTGGCGGGCAATCTCACCGAACGGCTGAGTGCCCAGGCGGGCCTGGCGATCATGAACGCCAAGTGGCTCAAGTCGCAGGACGACACGCGGGTGGGCGCCGGGCTCACCAACTTCCCCGAGACTTCCGCGTCGGTGTTGCTGAGCTACGCGGTGACGCCGGTATTCACCGTCGGTGGCAATGTCACCTACCAGGGGCGCAAGTACTCGGGTACGCCCGAATCGCCCGAGCAGCTCAGCGTCAAGGTGCCGGACTACACGGTGCTCGACCTGTTCGCCGCGTACCGCTTCAACCGCAATCTGAGCGCCCGCCTGAACATCGGCAACGTCACCGACGAGACCTACTACCTGTCGGCCTATCGCTCCGGCGCCTTCATGTACCTGGGCGACGCGCGCAGCGCCCGCCTGACCTTCAACTACGACTTCTGA
- the atpD gene encoding F0F1 ATP synthase subunit beta codes for MSAHQIASMHRIGTIEAVQGPVVDIVCERTPPLHQALWTQPDGEPCRLEVFRELGERHVRAIALHRTTGLARGLPVMDGGGPLQVPVGPECLGRMLDVFGAPLDGQPPFPATEHRPLVAPPGPLAQARAAERVLETGIKVIDLLCPFVRGGKTGLFGGAGVGKTVLITEFMNAVIQLHQGVSVFAGIGERIREGHELWHDMRAAGVMPRTVMVFGQMDESPGVRFRVGLTGLTYAEYLRDTTARDVLLLIDNVFRFVQAGSEISGLLGRMPATVGYQPTLLSEVAELQERIASSTAGSITSVQAVYVPADDMTDPAVSAIFSHLDTMVVLSRQQAAKGIYPAVDPLASTSKMMDRHFLGERHYRVAEAVREHLARYKELEDIIAMLGMEALSETDRQVVGRARRLQRYLTQPFHVVAQHTGIAGTSVPLETTLADCEGFIDGRFDALSEADCYMRGAMEPAP; via the coding sequence ATGTCCGCTCACCAGATCGCGTCCATGCACCGTATCGGCACCATCGAAGCCGTTCAGGGCCCGGTGGTGGACATCGTCTGCGAGCGCACGCCGCCCCTGCACCAGGCCCTGTGGACGCAACCCGACGGCGAGCCATGCCGGCTTGAAGTGTTCCGCGAACTGGGCGAGCGCCATGTGCGCGCCATCGCCCTGCATCGCACCACCGGCCTGGCGCGCGGCCTGCCGGTGATGGACGGCGGCGGGCCGCTGCAGGTGCCCGTGGGCCCCGAGTGCCTCGGCCGCATGCTCGACGTGTTCGGCGCGCCGCTCGACGGCCAGCCCCCCTTCCCCGCCACCGAACACCGTCCCCTCGTCGCCCCGCCCGGCCCGCTGGCCCAGGCGCGCGCGGCCGAGCGCGTGCTCGAGACCGGCATCAAGGTCATCGACCTGCTGTGCCCCTTCGTGCGCGGCGGCAAGACCGGGCTGTTCGGCGGCGCCGGGGTGGGCAAGACGGTGCTGATCACCGAGTTCATGAACGCCGTGATCCAGCTCCACCAGGGGGTGTCGGTGTTCGCCGGCATCGGCGAGCGCATCCGCGAAGGCCACGAGCTGTGGCACGACATGCGCGCCGCCGGGGTGATGCCGCGCACTGTGATGGTGTTCGGCCAGATGGACGAGTCGCCCGGGGTGCGCTTTCGCGTTGGGCTCACCGGCCTCACCTATGCCGAATACCTGCGCGACACCACCGCCCGCGACGTGCTGCTGCTCATCGACAACGTGTTCCGCTTCGTACAGGCGGGCAGCGAGATCTCCGGCCTGCTCGGGCGCATGCCGGCCACCGTGGGCTACCAGCCGACCCTGCTCTCCGAGGTGGCCGAGTTGCAGGAGCGCATCGCCTCGAGCACCGCCGGCAGCATCACCTCGGTGCAGGCGGTGTACGTGCCCGCCGACGACATGACCGACCCGGCGGTGAGCGCCATCTTCAGCCACCTGGACACCATGGTGGTGCTCTCGCGCCAGCAGGCGGCCAAGGGCATCTACCCGGCGGTCGATCCGCTCGCCTCGACCAGCAAGATGATGGATCGCCACTTCCTCGGCGAGCGCCACTACCGGGTGGCCGAGGCGGTGCGCGAACACCTGGCCCGCTACAAGGAACTGGAAGACATCATCGCCATGCTGGGCATGGAAGCGCTGTCGGAAACCGACCGGCAGGTGGTGGGCCGCGCCCGCCGGCTGCAGCGCTACCTCACCCAGCCCTTCCATGTGGTCGCCCAGCACACCGGCATCGCCGGCACCTCGGTGCCGCTGGAGACCACCCTGGCCGACTGCGAAGGCTTCATCGACGGGCGCTTCGACGCCCTGAGCGAAGCCGACTGCTACATGCGCGGCGCCATGGAGCCGGCCCCATGA
- a CDS encoding F0F1 ATP synthase subunit epsilon — protein sequence MTGFRLTLACPRRVEHIDAVASFVGTDASGRFGILAGRTPLITVLRFGLARFRVAGAADWRYLALPGGTLHFADNALAIACRHFTLGDDAAALQAALTEGARCEDERRADLRHNLDRFEQTLMQRLWELER from the coding sequence ATGACGGGCTTTCGCCTCACCCTCGCCTGCCCGCGCCGGGTCGAGCACATCGACGCGGTGGCAAGCTTCGTGGGCACCGACGCCTCGGGCCGTTTCGGCATCCTCGCCGGGCGCACCCCGCTGATCACGGTGCTGCGCTTCGGCCTCGCCCGCTTTCGGGTGGCCGGCGCCGCCGACTGGCGCTACCTCGCCCTGCCCGGCGGCACCCTGCATTTTGCCGACAACGCGCTCGCCATCGCCTGCCGTCATTTCACCCTCGGCGACGACGCCGCCGCCCTGCAGGCCGCGCTCACCGAAGGCGCCCGCTGCGAGGACGAACGCCGCGCCGACCTGCGCCACAACCTCGACCGCTTCGAGCAGACGCTCATGCAGCGGCTGTGGGAGTTGGAACGATGA
- a CDS encoding AtpZ/AtpI family protein: MNAAGPEQSQRDQLDDAVRQDCERLEAAERERRTVLGYTVFMGTIAGLFVVPVVAGAYLGRWLDGLAPGYSVRWTVSLILLGVFFGAVNVYRFIKEHR; encoded by the coding sequence ATGAACGCCGCCGGCCCCGAACAATCCCAGCGCGACCAGCTCGACGACGCCGTGCGCCAGGACTGCGAACGCCTCGAAGCGGCCGAGCGCGAGCGCCGCACGGTGCTGGGCTACACGGTGTTCATGGGCACCATCGCCGGCCTGTTCGTGGTGCCGGTGGTGGCCGGCGCCTACCTGGGCCGCTGGCTCGACGGCCTCGCGCCGGGCTACTCGGTGCGCTGGACGGTGAGCCTGATCCTGCTCGGGGTGTTCTTCGGCGCGGTCAATGTGTATCGCTTCATCAAGGAACATCGATGA
- a CDS encoding F0F1 ATP synthase subunit A, giving the protein MNEEAIVFALGPLAITRPVVTTWVVMAVLVAFCALVTRRLKLEPDRWQTVLEGVVDTIHRTVEETLPGHGLRLMPFIGSLWIFLAIANLVGILPGATSPTGDLSTTSALAILVFASVHWYGLTSEGPRAYLRHYLQPSPIMLPFHIVSEISRTVALAVRLFGNVMSLETAAVLVLLVAGFLVPVPVLALHIVEALVQAYIFGMLALVYISGGIQSQQRLSQDQDLTHGASS; this is encoded by the coding sequence ATGAACGAGGAAGCCATCGTGTTCGCGCTCGGCCCGCTGGCCATCACCCGCCCGGTGGTCACCACCTGGGTGGTGATGGCGGTGCTGGTGGCCTTCTGCGCCCTCGTCACCCGGCGCCTCAAGCTCGAACCCGACCGCTGGCAGACGGTGCTCGAAGGGGTGGTCGACACCATCCACCGCACCGTGGAGGAGACCCTGCCCGGCCACGGCCTGCGCCTCATGCCCTTCATCGGCAGCCTGTGGATCTTCCTCGCCATCGCCAACCTGGTGGGCATCCTGCCCGGCGCCACCTCGCCCACGGGCGACCTGTCCACCACCTCGGCGCTGGCGATTCTGGTGTTCGCCTCGGTGCATTGGTACGGGCTCACCAGCGAGGGGCCGCGCGCCTACCTGCGCCACTACCTGCAACCGAGCCCGATCATGCTGCCCTTCCACATCGTCAGCGAGATCTCGCGCACGGTGGCCCTGGCGGTGCGCCTGTTCGGCAACGTCATGAGTCTGGAGACCGCCGCCGTGCTGGTGCTGCTGGTGGCCGGCTTCCTCGTGCCGGTGCCGGTGCTCGCCCTGCACATCGTCGAAGCGCTGGTGCAGGCCTACATCTTCGGCATGCTCGCCCTGGTGTACATCTCGGGCGGCATCCAGTCCCAGCAACGCCTTTCCCAGGATCAGGATCTGACTCACGGAGCCTCGTCATGA
- a CDS encoding ATP synthase subunit c family protein — MSDMTYFTSLSTVGALFAIALGVFFPALAMGRAISQALDAIARQPEAEKSISRLLFIGLAMIESLAIYVLVVVLIVLFRNPLLEYLVK; from the coding sequence ATGAGCGACATGACCTATTTCACCTCGCTGTCGACCGTCGGCGCGCTGTTCGCCATCGCCCTCGGCGTGTTCTTCCCCGCGCTGGCCATGGGCCGCGCCATCAGCCAGGCGCTGGACGCCATCGCCCGCCAGCCCGAGGCCGAGAAATCCATCTCGCGGCTGCTGTTCATCGGCCTGGCCATGATCGAGTCGCTCGCCATCTACGTGCTGGTGGTGGTGCTGATCGTCCTGTTCCGCAATCCGTTGCTTGAATATCTCGTCAAATAA
- a CDS encoding F0F1 ATP synthase subunit delta, with the protein MQLDWTTFLLQIINFLVLVWLLKRFLYRPVMDVIARRQAAIDQSVADARATEANARSLRADYEARLAELDTQHARQLAKLADEIAQERQRRMDRLDADMATEREKRAALAEHEAAERQRKADMAAHRQASAFVSRLLGRLGDAHLDRRLLDMLIDDLPHLPAHQRDGLREAAAAPDAQLRVTSARPLDASARHALESALAEPAGRPLGADYATDDTLLAGVRVTLGPWLLAATLADELDYFRAGARHAG; encoded by the coding sequence ATGCAACTCGACTGGACGACCTTCCTCCTCCAGATCATCAACTTCCTGGTGCTGGTGTGGCTGCTCAAGCGCTTTCTCTACCGCCCGGTGATGGACGTGATCGCCCGGCGTCAGGCCGCCATCGACCAGTCGGTGGCCGACGCGCGCGCCACCGAGGCCAACGCCCGATCCCTGCGCGCCGACTACGAGGCCAGACTCGCCGAGCTGGACACCCAGCACGCCCGTCAGCTGGCGAAGCTGGCCGACGAGATCGCCCAGGAACGACAACGGCGCATGGACCGGCTCGACGCCGACATGGCTACCGAACGCGAGAAGCGCGCCGCGCTGGCCGAGCATGAGGCCGCCGAGCGCCAGCGCAAGGCCGACATGGCCGCCCACCGGCAGGCCAGCGCCTTCGTGAGCCGCCTGCTCGGCCGCCTGGGCGACGCGCATCTGGACCGCCGCCTGCTCGACATGCTCATCGACGACCTGCCGCACCTGCCCGCGCACCAGCGCGACGGCCTGCGCGAGGCCGCCGCCGCCCCGGACGCGCAACTGCGCGTGACCAGCGCCCGCCCCCTCGACGCGTCGGCCCGGCACGCGCTGGAGAGTGCCCTGGCCGAGCCCGCCGGCCGGCCCCTGGGCGCCGACTACGCCACCGACGACACCCTGCTGGCCGGCGTGCGCGTCACCCTCGGCCCCTGGCTGCTCGCCGCCACCCTGGCCGACGAGCTCGACTACTTCCGCGCCGGAGCGCGCCATGCCGGTTGA